Proteins from one Impatiens glandulifera chromosome 2, dImpGla2.1, whole genome shotgun sequence genomic window:
- the LOC124927748 gene encoding uncharacterized protein LOC124927748: protein MSDSPVERSSDLACLDCKEGRGFDGSETRKTTTTTTTTTHKSDGIRFHNMAKHLLRRKNRHRGGNWSSSSSTQQRIGSSNKRNGGGSKTIGGCWCFKESTTLESYVESQISDPNGSEFNHEMLRVLIEKNDFYSKECNSHLD, encoded by the coding sequence ATGTCTGATTCTCCGGTGGAGAGATCGTCGGACCTAGCTTGTCTCGATTGCAAGGAAGGACGCGGTTTCGATGGATCTGAAACTCggaagacgacgacgacgacgacgacgacgacgcaTAAGTCAGACGGTATTCGATTTCATAATATGGCGAAACATTTACTTAGAAGAAAGAACAGACATCGCGGCGGCAATTGGTCGTCATCGTCGTCTACGCAACAACGAATCGGAAGTTCTAACAAGAGAAACGGCGGTGGAAGCAAGACGATCGGTGGTTGCTGGTGTTTCAAGGAAAGCACAACATTGGAATCGTACGTTGAGTCTCAAATAAGCGATCCGAATGGATCGGAATTCAATCACGAGATGCTTAGGgttttgattgaaaaaaatgatttctATTCCAAGGAATGCAATTCTCATCTGGACTAA